In Candidatus Synechococcus calcipolaris G9, a genomic segment contains:
- a CDS encoding hemagglutinin: MSEPITASEARQILDGIQSMQGDIRAMQSDIQALTLEVRTNQATTNEKFNTVQAEINAVRTELKGEIKAVDDKLSAKIQAIDDKVTDLSDRQKVVDSRLWAFIVGLVTLVGGGVIKVFWFSRA; the protein is encoded by the coding sequence GTGAGTGAGCCGATAACAGCCAGCGAAGCTAGGCAGATTCTTGACGGCATTCAGTCCATGCAGGGCGACATCAGAGCCATGCAGTCTGATATTCAGGCTTTGACCCTAGAGGTCAGAACCAACCAGGCAACCACTAATGAAAAGTTCAACACGGTACAGGCTGAAATCAATGCTGTGCGTACTGAGCTTAAGGGTGAAATCAAGGCTGTAGACGATAAACTGAGTGCCAAAATTCAGGCTATAGACGATAAGGTGACTGACTTGAGCGATCGCCAAAAGGTAGTGGATTCCCGCCTATGGGCATTCATTGTGGGACTGGTGACGCTGGTAGGCGGTGGCGTGATTAAGGTTTTCTGGTTTAGCCGTGCTTAA
- a CDS encoding TIGR01777 family oxidoreductase, with the protein MKILITGATGFVGQRLVPTLADQNHQLVLLVRDPDRHQQLFQDLAHKTTIEWVQYGPKESGDWQNAVSGCDAVIHLAGEPLAAGRWTSERKAEILASRSIGTEKLVEAIAQANPRPQVLISTSAIGYYGTSETETFQEESGPGQDFLGKVCQAWEGAAQPVTDLGVRLVILRFGIVLGLGGAIGQMLPAFKLYAGGPIGSGRQWFSWIHQDDLVALICYALEHPDFIGVYNATAPNPVSMGTFCQTLAEVLDRPSWLPVPDFILTLLLGEAAQVVLQGQRVLPQRTLASGFEFQYPTVKTALEDIL; encoded by the coding sequence ATGAAAATTTTGATCACTGGTGCGACTGGGTTTGTGGGACAGCGTTTAGTCCCGACCTTGGCTGATCAGAATCATCAGTTGGTACTTTTAGTCCGTGACCCCGATCGCCATCAACAGTTGTTCCAGGATTTAGCCCATAAAACTACGATTGAATGGGTTCAGTATGGGCCCAAGGAGTCAGGGGATTGGCAAAATGCTGTTTCCGGTTGTGATGCGGTTATTCACCTTGCCGGGGAACCCTTAGCGGCGGGACGATGGACATCGGAACGAAAGGCGGAAATTTTAGCCAGTCGCAGTATTGGCACTGAAAAATTGGTGGAGGCGATCGCCCAGGCAAATCCCCGTCCTCAGGTTCTGATTAGTACCTCAGCCATTGGTTACTATGGCACCAGTGAAACCGAAACCTTTCAGGAAGAGAGTGGCCCGGGGCAGGATTTTTTAGGGAAGGTTTGTCAGGCCTGGGAAGGGGCAGCCCAACCCGTCACGGATTTGGGTGTGCGTCTGGTGATTCTCCGCTTTGGCATTGTCCTAGGTTTAGGGGGGGCGATCGGGCAAATGTTACCCGCCTTCAAGCTCTATGCCGGTGGCCCCATTGGTTCTGGGCGACAATGGTTCTCTTGGATCCATCAAGATGATCTTGTGGCACTGATTTGTTATGCTCTGGAGCATCCCGATTTTATCGGGGTTTATAATGCCACCGCTCCCAACCCCGTTTCCATGGGGACATTCTGCCAAACCTTAGCCGAAGTCTTGGACCGTCCCTCCTGGTTGCCCGTCCCGGATTTTATTTTGACCTTGCTTTTAGGGGAAGCTGCCCAGGTGGTTTTGCAAGGGCAACGGGTTTTACCCCAACGTACATTGGCTAGTGGATTTGAATTTCAGTACCCCACCGTCAAGACTGCCCTAGAGGATATTTTATAA
- a CDS encoding phosphate ABC transporter ATP-binding protein, with protein sequence MSAPSPSLEVQNLSVFYGPEQVLVDVSLDIFPQQVTALIGPSGCGKSTLLRCFNRLNDLIRGTRVVGNIKLFGQDILTMPSIEVRRRVGMVFQRPNPFPKSIYENIALGLRANGYQGDIDGCIEQSLTQVGLWDEVKNKLKQSALNLSGGQQQRLCLARTLALQPEVILMDEPCSALDPVSTLRVEELIDRLRQHYTIVMVTHNLQRAARLADMVGFMNVRQEGQHRLGELVEYAPVTQVFINPTVDATRAYVNTELAIAPLGQQN encoded by the coding sequence ATGTCTGCCCCATCCCCTAGCCTAGAAGTTCAGAATCTATCAGTGTTCTACGGCCCTGAGCAGGTGCTGGTGGATGTCAGTTTAGACATTTTTCCCCAACAGGTCACGGCCCTTATTGGCCCCTCCGGCTGCGGCAAAAGTACACTCCTACGTTGTTTCAACCGACTCAACGATCTGATTCGGGGCACACGGGTGGTGGGTAACATCAAGTTATTTGGCCAGGATATTTTAACCATGCCATCCATTGAAGTGCGTCGTCGGGTGGGTATGGTCTTTCAGCGGCCCAATCCCTTTCCGAAATCAATCTATGAAAATATTGCCCTCGGACTGCGGGCCAATGGCTACCAAGGGGATATTGATGGTTGCATTGAACAGTCCTTAACCCAGGTTGGCCTATGGGATGAGGTAAAAAATAAGCTAAAACAAAGTGCCCTAAATTTATCTGGAGGGCAACAGCAGCGTCTTTGTTTAGCCCGCACCCTAGCCCTGCAACCGGAAGTGATTTTAATGGATGAACCCTGCTCAGCCCTGGATCCCGTCTCTACGCTGCGGGTTGAGGAATTGATCGATCGCCTGCGCCAACATTACACGATCGTCATGGTGACCCATAACCTACAACGGGCAGCCCGATTGGCCGATATGGTCGGGTTTATGAATGTGCGGCAGGAGGGCCAACATCGCCTCGGTGAATTGGTGGAATACGCCCCCGTCACCCAGGTCTTTATTAATCCAACGGTGGACGCAACCCGTGCCTATGTGAATACGGAACTGGCGATCGCCCCTCTGGGACAGCAAAATTAA
- the pstC gene encoding phosphate ABC transporter permease subunit PstC, with protein sequence MDSELSRQGVSQWQRSMQSLVWQERVADIGLATIATIPILIAGAIVIILCQETFDLFQEVHPWRLLSDRQWTPLFADPQFGMIVLLNGTFLVTLIAMVVAAPLGIAVAIYLGEYAPAKVRALVKPALDALPGIPTVVLGYFALLFITPLLKLIFPTISVFNALSAGIITGVMIAPIIASMSEDALRDIPAAVREGGFALGLTRHEVILKIMLPTALPGIFAALALAASRAMGETMIAAISAGQIPRMTLNPLEAIETMTAYIIQVSLGNVQAGSLVFQTIFTVGAVLFFLTLCLNLLSYYLMRRYRQSMAQGVVANLTLAKGDGLKGATILLPDRSKFLAQFQGRIRFNQLFGFLTAIGVLLGLLLLASLFLVTFWSGLPRLTSLDFFTQSSSRTPANAGIFAALGGTFWLLGLTALISLPIGIGSALYMEEYLPDSRRFQIVEIIIANLAAVPSIIFGLLGLELYVRLWEPLTGGRTILSGALTLSVLVLPFSIIATRNALRNLPDSLRQGAFAMGLTRWQVVSTVVLPAAIPGIITGSLLALTLAAGETAALVAVGAASVVPAPPLSLAALHSRFTTLSVQIFDWVSRPQAGFRINAAAAIVVTMLLLLVMSAIAMAIRSRYNQKQLT encoded by the coding sequence ATGGATTCTGAACTGAGTCGTCAAGGGGTCAGCCAATGGCAGCGTTCCATGCAATCTTTGGTATGGCAGGAGCGGGTTGCAGATATAGGTTTGGCGACAATCGCCACGATCCCGATTTTGATTGCCGGGGCGATCGTGATTATTCTGTGCCAAGAAACCTTTGATCTTTTCCAGGAGGTTCATCCCTGGCGGCTTCTGAGCGATCGCCAATGGACACCTCTATTTGCCGACCCCCAATTTGGCATGATTGTGCTGCTGAATGGCACATTTTTGGTGACGTTGATTGCCATGGTGGTGGCCGCGCCCCTGGGAATAGCAGTGGCGATCTATCTGGGAGAATACGCACCTGCAAAGGTGAGGGCCCTGGTGAAGCCAGCCTTAGATGCCTTGCCGGGGATTCCAACGGTGGTTCTAGGCTACTTTGCCTTGTTGTTTATTACGCCTCTTCTGAAGCTTATTTTTCCGACGATCTCTGTCTTTAATGCCCTCAGTGCCGGGATTATTACCGGGGTGATGATTGCGCCGATTATTGCCTCCATGAGTGAGGATGCCCTACGGGATATTCCAGCAGCAGTGCGGGAAGGGGGTTTTGCCCTAGGGTTGACCCGCCATGAAGTCATTTTGAAAATTATGCTTCCCACGGCTCTGCCGGGTATTTTCGCGGCCCTAGCCCTAGCCGCCTCCCGTGCCATGGGTGAAACAATGATTGCGGCGATCTCCGCCGGCCAAATTCCCCGGATGACATTGAACCCCCTAGAGGCGATCGAAACCATGACCGCCTACATTATTCAGGTCAGTTTAGGGAATGTGCAGGCGGGTTCCCTGGTGTTTCAGACCATTTTCACGGTGGGGGCCGTCCTCTTTTTTCTCACCCTGTGCCTAAACCTGCTCAGTTACTACCTGATGCGTCGCTATCGTCAATCCATGGCCCAAGGCGTGGTAGCGAATCTGACTCTTGCCAAAGGGGATGGATTAAAGGGTGCGACCATTTTGCTGCCCGATCGCAGTAAATTTCTCGCCCAGTTCCAAGGCCGGATTCGCTTCAATCAACTCTTTGGCTTCCTGACCGCCATTGGCGTACTTCTGGGGTTACTACTTCTGGCCTCGTTATTCCTGGTCACATTTTGGTCTGGCTTGCCTCGGTTAACCAGCCTCGACTTTTTTACCCAAAGCTCCTCACGCACCCCCGCCAACGCTGGCATCTTTGCCGCCCTAGGGGGCACATTTTGGCTGTTGGGCCTAACGGCCTTGATTTCCCTCCCCATTGGCATTGGTTCCGCCTTATACATGGAAGAATATTTGCCCGATAGTCGCCGTTTTCAAATTGTTGAAATCATTATTGCCAATTTGGCGGCGGTACCCTCGATTATTTTTGGCTTGTTGGGTTTGGAACTATATGTGCGGCTGTGGGAACCCCTAACTGGCGGTCGTACCATTTTATCCGGGGCCCTAACCCTATCGGTGTTGGTGTTACCCTTTTCGATTATTGCCACCCGCAATGCTTTACGAAATTTGCCCGATAGTTTGCGCCAAGGGGCCTTTGCCATGGGACTAACGCGCTGGCAGGTGGTGTCCACAGTGGTTTTACCCGCCGCTATCCCTGGGATCATTACCGGCTCCCTCTTAGCCCTCACCCTAGCCGCAGGGGAAACCGCAGCCTTGGTGGCCGTAGGGGCCGCCAGTGTAGTACCCGCACCGCCCCTATCCTTGGCCGCCCTTCATAGTCGATTTACCACCTTATCGGTGCAAATTTTCGACTGGGTATCCCGACCCCAAGCCGGTTTTCGCATTAATGCGGCGGCGGCCATTGTGGTGACAATGCTCCTGCTCCTAGTAATGAGTGCGATCGCCATGGCCATTCGTAGTCGCTATAACCAAAAACAGTTAACTTAG
- a CDS encoding alpha/beta hydrolase gives MRSPRGLRWLSALGLAASFWATPVLPAEQIELSYPPFGTFSIRTSDLETYARTGVASPELNFLLRLIPTDQTGEIQQNLNAAIDIEPTTITQVINSPIGRVLFERLGRVFKTGDGENGAKALATAMEVAAASPDGITVLTVLRGFPDKSIQIDGQFGLQAVGALFRAIQNEVEAVKFVERVATVQPTITLPNLPMPQQAGNYTWNKQTISFVNPQRGTQPIPADVYVPEGLTAPAPLIVISHGLASDRLSFAYLAEHLASQGFAVAAVTHPGSDANQIGHFLSGAPLDYQALPEDWVQRPLDLKYVIDTIAAQAPANPTWNINTNQVALFGQSMGGYTVLAAAGAVVNWPSIPQECKRIAEDSFSFNISLPLQCRIIAAQPPKTSVADPRVKAVIAVNPVASTLFGESGFAEIRVPTMLVAGSNDIFAPPLEEQIRPFTWLQHSSPKFLSVIQPGTHFSTIGVSSDGVLPVPQDLIGPNPELAQVGIKGLSSAFFKAFAANQPEFRPFLSQTFANNLSSEEDAFKFFIVDQLNVNQLNQVLSRDTLTNR, from the coding sequence ATGCGTTCACCTCGGGGCCTTCGCTGGTTATCGGCCCTGGGCTTAGCGGCTAGTTTTTGGGCGACTCCTGTCCTGCCCGCCGAGCAAATCGAGTTATCCTATCCTCCCTTTGGCACCTTTAGCATTCGTACCAGTGACTTAGAAACCTATGCTAGAACCGGGGTTGCCAGTCCAGAACTCAACTTTTTGCTGCGACTTATACCTACAGACCAAACCGGAGAGATACAGCAAAACCTAAATGCAGCCATAGACATAGAGCCAACAACCATTACCCAAGTCATCAATTCCCCCATTGGACGGGTGTTATTTGAGCGTCTTGGTCGGGTTTTCAAAACCGGTGACGGTGAAAATGGCGCAAAAGCACTGGCGACGGCCATGGAAGTTGCCGCAGCTAGTCCCGATGGCATTACGGTTTTAACAGTTCTCCGGGGATTTCCCGATAAGTCCATTCAAATTGACGGCCAGTTTGGTCTACAGGCCGTAGGAGCCCTCTTCCGAGCCATTCAAAATGAGGTTGAAGCCGTTAAATTTGTGGAGCGGGTGGCCACCGTTCAGCCCACCATTACCCTACCCAATTTACCCATGCCCCAACAGGCAGGGAACTATACCTGGAACAAACAAACCATCTCCTTTGTGAACCCCCAGCGAGGAACCCAGCCGATTCCGGCGGATGTCTACGTGCCAGAGGGGTTGACGGCTCCGGCCCCCTTAATTGTCATTTCCCATGGCTTAGCCTCCGATCGCCTCAGTTTTGCCTACCTTGCCGAGCATTTAGCATCCCAGGGTTTTGCGGTGGCAGCGGTGACCCACCCCGGTTCAGATGCCAATCAAATTGGTCACTTTCTTTCCGGTGCGCCCTTGGACTATCAAGCTTTACCGGAAGACTGGGTTCAACGCCCCCTTGACCTCAAATATGTGATTGATACCATTGCGGCCCAAGCCCCCGCCAATCCCACCTGGAACATTAATACCAATCAGGTGGCACTTTTTGGCCAGTCTATGGGGGGCTACACCGTGTTGGCCGCCGCCGGTGCTGTGGTCAATTGGCCCAGTATTCCCCAGGAATGCAAACGGATTGCGGAAGATAGTTTTTCCTTTAATATCTCCCTGCCGTTACAATGCCGAATTATTGCGGCCCAACCGCCCAAGACAAGTGTGGCGGATCCGCGGGTGAAGGCGGTGATTGCGGTTAATCCGGTGGCAAGTACATTATTCGGTGAAAGTGGGTTTGCGGAAATCCGTGTACCAACTATGCTTGTGGCTGGCAGTAATGATATTTTTGCACCGCCCCTAGAGGAACAAATCCGTCCCTTTACCTGGTTGCAACATTCATCACCGAAATTTCTCTCGGTTATCCAGCCCGGAACCCATTTCTCAACCATTGGAGTAAGCTCTGATGGCGTGTTGCCTGTTCCTCAGGATCTCATTGGTCCCAATCCAGAACTGGCGCAGGTGGGGATTAAGGGGCTAAGTTCAGCGTTCTTCAAGGCCTTTGCGGCCAATCAACCGGAGTTTCGGCCCTTTTTAAGTCAAACCTTTGCTAACAACCTATCCTCTGAGGAGGACGCCTTTAAGTTTTTCATTGTGGATCAGCTGAATGTAAATCAACTCAATCAGGTTCTCAGTCGGGACACATTGACGAATCGTTAA
- a CDS encoding DUF7219 family protein produces MVNPSDANPDKDQHAKDNFLYPTSRYHGDFSPQNLAFNANLQEFAQRIGYICALETSGKMPPQEAYDQIKSLWKQLKKSRELLLTDDGTPDTPPPN; encoded by the coding sequence GTGGTGAATCCATCCGATGCCAATCCTGACAAAGACCAGCATGCAAAAGACAATTTTCTATATCCCACCAGTCGCTATCACGGTGACTTCAGTCCCCAAAACTTAGCCTTTAATGCCAATCTCCAGGAATTTGCCCAGCGGATTGGTTACATTTGCGCCCTAGAAACCAGCGGAAAAATGCCTCCCCAGGAAGCCTATGATCAAATTAAATCTCTGTGGAAGCAGTTGAAAAAATCCCGGGAGTTATTGCTCACCGATGATGGTACACCGGATACCCCCCCGCCTAATTAA
- a CDS encoding M48 family metallopeptidase yields the protein MKRQRWLTLLAVITLVVTVTLHPVAAQAQNLWQRLLIQGVQMIQLSNIGPQQEVAIGQQINQQMLRQGMRLYTDPRVQGYVNQIGQRLISVGDRRNIPYTFQVISDRQVNAYATMGGFVYVTTGLIATADNEAELASVIAHEIGHIEQRHVIRQMQRMAVAQGLMTAAGLDRDRGVQMATELAFRRPRSREAEYEADRHGLVLLSRGNYATSAMPAFLRKLGRQGSPPTILSTHPAPNDRIVAAETMIRSGVNNLCTEQPADPQCGTDPQAYRQTLGLNRS from the coding sequence ATGAAACGTCAACGTTGGTTAACATTGCTGGCGGTTATTACCCTTGTGGTGACTGTCACCCTTCACCCTGTTGCGGCTCAGGCCCAAAACCTATGGCAGCGGTTACTGATTCAGGGGGTGCAGATGATCCAATTGTCAAATATTGGGCCTCAACAGGAAGTTGCCATTGGTCAGCAGATCAATCAACAGATGCTACGCCAAGGAATGCGACTTTATACCGATCCGAGAGTTCAGGGCTATGTTAATCAAATTGGTCAGCGTTTGATTTCCGTGGGCGATCGCCGGAATATTCCCTATACGTTTCAGGTGATTAGCGATCGCCAAGTCAATGCCTACGCCACCATGGGCGGATTTGTCTATGTCACCACGGGACTGATCGCCACAGCGGACAATGAAGCAGAGTTAGCCAGCGTGATTGCCCACGAAATTGGCCACATTGAACAACGCCATGTCATTCGCCAAATGCAACGGATGGCAGTGGCCCAAGGATTGATGACCGCCGCTGGACTGGATCGCGATCGCGGCGTACAGATGGCCACCGAGTTAGCGTTTCGTCGCCCCCGTAGTCGCGAGGCTGAGTATGAAGCCGATCGCCATGGTTTAGTTTTACTTTCCCGTGGTAACTATGCCACCAGTGCCATGCCTGCCTTTTTACGAAAATTGGGCCGCCAAGGTTCTCCCCCCACGATTTTGAGTACCCACCCGGCCCCCAACGATCGCATTGTGGCGGCGGAAACCATGATCCGCTCCGGAGTGAATAATCTTTGTACGGAGCAGCCCGCAGACCCCCAGTGTGGAACAGACCCGCAAGCTTATCGACAAACCCTGGGCCTCAATCGATCCTAG
- a CDS encoding inositol monophosphatase family protein, whose protein sequence is MEHHFWSTVLDLCGKTTTVVGSHLMGEAGQSFTEQKSDGSLVTVADRWADQELRRGIAAIFPDHGLLSEEGAHHFPETDWCWIIDPIDGTTNFSHGLPIWCIALGLLYRGMPVFGYVAVPPLHQVFHGFYQAPGHGDGAYLNQQPIQCQPGVPSHQAFFSLCARSISLLKRPFPCKIRMLGSASYNFLTVAAGYTLGAVERTPMIWDIAPAWPIVHGAGAHWASLESLDKLDPLSVKNVPDIFPLKFGESYGDRSYHTLVSASSELAAIFLPYIRDSVTQ, encoded by the coding sequence ATGGAACATCACTTTTGGTCAACGGTTCTAGACCTGTGCGGCAAAACCACCACCGTTGTGGGATCCCACCTGATGGGGGAAGCTGGACAATCCTTCACCGAACAAAAGTCCGATGGTAGTTTAGTCACGGTTGCGGATCGCTGGGCCGATCAAGAATTACGGCGGGGGATTGCCGCTATTTTTCCTGACCATGGTTTACTCAGTGAAGAAGGGGCCCATCACTTTCCAGAAACGGATTGGTGCTGGATTATTGATCCCATTGATGGAACGACTAATTTTAGCCATGGCTTACCCATCTGGTGTATTGCCCTCGGATTGCTCTATCGGGGAATGCCTGTCTTTGGCTATGTGGCTGTTCCTCCCCTACATCAAGTGTTCCATGGGTTTTATCAGGCCCCCGGCCATGGCGATGGAGCTTACTTAAATCAGCAGCCCATTCAATGTCAGCCCGGAGTCCCTAGTCACCAAGCATTTTTTAGTCTCTGCGCCCGCAGTATTAGTCTCCTAAAACGCCCCTTTCCCTGCAAAATTCGGATGCTGGGTTCCGCCAGTTATAACTTCCTCACCGTGGCAGCGGGCTATACCCTGGGAGCCGTAGAGCGGACACCGATGATTTGGGATATTGCTCCTGCTTGGCCCATTGTCCATGGGGCCGGGGCCCATTGGGCGAGTTTGGAGTCTTTGGATAAATTAGATCCTTTAAGCGTAAAGAATGTACCAGATATTTTTCCCTTAAAATTTGGAGAATCCTACGGCGATCGCTCGTACCATACCCTTGTCAGTGCCAGTTCGGAATTGGCCGCTATTTTTCTACCCTACATTAGGGACTCAGTAACTCAGTGA
- a CDS encoding PD-(D/E)XK nuclease family protein, with protein MIHQLSQGHLQTLNGCPRKFQYLYLDHYTLPSLPQQLNRQRLGTDFHRLMHQESLGLDIAPLIAADGDMERWYQTFQTSPPPMISGRAESEHCRSVALGAFTLVGIYDRVIFGPTQAQIIDWKTYARPPEKKHLSQHWQTRLYPFLLAATSDYTPENICMTYWFAEGSEPPQYFSFAYGVEIHRQICDRLEAQLSRLQTWLDRYEQNPGDHPLPQIPQEMGRCSYCPFVHRCERFNPEAESQKLDVAGLLGAIASIPELPI; from the coding sequence ATGATTCATCAACTGTCCCAGGGCCATCTGCAAACTCTTAATGGATGTCCCCGTAAGTTTCAATACCTTTACCTGGATCACTACACCCTACCCAGCTTGCCCCAGCAACTTAACCGCCAACGCCTAGGCACAGACTTTCATCGCCTCATGCACCAAGAATCTCTGGGTCTAGATATTGCCCCTCTCATTGCCGCCGATGGGGATATGGAGCGTTGGTATCAAACCTTTCAGACGAGTCCACCGCCAATGATTTCTGGACGGGCCGAAAGTGAACATTGCCGCAGTGTTGCCCTAGGAGCCTTTACCTTGGTGGGGATATACGATCGCGTAATTTTTGGGCCGACCCAAGCCCAGATTATTGACTGGAAAACCTATGCCCGGCCCCCGGAAAAAAAGCATCTCAGCCAACATTGGCAAACACGGCTCTATCCGTTTCTTTTGGCGGCCACCAGTGATTACACCCCCGAAAATATTTGTATGACCTATTGGTTTGCTGAAGGCTCAGAACCTCCGCAGTATTTTTCCTTTGCCTATGGGGTAGAGATTCATCGCCAGATCTGCGATCGCCTAGAAGCGCAGTTAAGTCGCCTGCAAACCTGGCTGGATCGCTATGAACAGAACCCTGGGGATCATCCCCTTCCCCAAATTCCCCAAGAGATGGGTCGCTGCTCCTATTGCCCCTTTGTTCACCGCTGTGAACGATTTAACCCTGAGGCAGAATCCCAAAAGCTGGATGTTGCCGGACTCCTGGGAGCGATCGCCTCCATTCCCGAACTACCGATATAA
- a CDS encoding TrmH family RNA methyltransferase, with protein sequence MLTSLQNPLVKDLRKLHQAKHRHRQRQFLLEGTHLIQEALATNYPLEIICCTPQWQQKYSQQLWKELEERVNRLEIVSEAVLGAIATTVSPDGIIGVAPSPESAPLDLTSLGLALIGLQDPGNMGTIIRTATATQVEGLLGDDQCVDFEHPKVLRASAGQWFRLPMQRSDHLKAELEGYQKKGWQLIATSPHSYDPYWDANFLLPTIILMGSEGQGLPADIFALANQTVSIPQATAVESLNVAIATALLLYEVRRQRWQRP encoded by the coding sequence ATGCTCACCAGTCTTCAAAATCCCCTGGTTAAAGACCTACGGAAACTACACCAAGCCAAGCATCGCCATCGTCAACGTCAATTCTTACTAGAAGGCACTCACCTAATCCAAGAGGCCCTTGCCACCAACTATCCCCTAGAGATCATCTGCTGCACTCCCCAATGGCAACAGAAGTATTCCCAACAACTGTGGAAAGAACTAGAGGAACGAGTTAATCGCCTGGAAATCGTCAGTGAAGCGGTTCTAGGGGCGATCGCCACCACCGTATCCCCCGATGGCATTATTGGGGTAGCCCCAAGTCCTGAGTCAGCTCCCCTAGACCTAACCTCCCTGGGCTTAGCCCTGATTGGTTTGCAGGATCCGGGGAATATGGGGACAATTATTCGCACCGCCACCGCCACCCAAGTGGAAGGACTACTGGGGGATGATCAATGTGTGGATTTTGAACATCCCAAGGTTTTACGGGCCAGTGCGGGGCAATGGTTCCGATTACCCATGCAGCGCAGTGACCATCTGAAAGCCGAGTTGGAGGGATACCAAAAAAAAGGCTGGCAACTTATTGCCACCAGTCCCCACAGTTATGACCCCTACTGGGACGCTAATTTTCTGCTACCTACAATTATTTTAATGGGCAGTGAAGGCCAGGGACTACCAGCGGATATTTTTGCGCTGGCGAATCAAACCGTCAGCATTCCCCAAGCCACCGCCGTTGAGTCCCTCAATGTGGCGATCGCCACTGCCCTACTCCTCTACGAAGTTCGTCGCCAACGCTGGCAACGGCCCTAA
- the psbZ gene encoding photosystem II reaction center protein PsbZ produces MSILFQLALAALVLLSFAMVVGVPVAYASPQDWDRSKQLIFLGSGAWVALVLVVAALNFLVV; encoded by the coding sequence ATGTCCATTTTGTTCCAGTTAGCCCTTGCTGCTCTTGTCCTTCTCTCCTTTGCCATGGTTGTGGGTGTGCCCGTTGCCTATGCATCTCCCCAGGACTGGGATCGCTCCAAGCAATTAATTTTCCTGGGTTCCGGTGCTTGGGTTGCCTTGGTCCTAGTGGTGGCTGCCTTGAACTTCCTGGTGGTTTAG
- a CDS encoding hemagglutinin: MSDVMTASEAKQIMDLLQSMDKKLDVHIVKTEEQFKALNDKVDAVRTELKTEIKAVNEKVDAVRAELKTEIKTVNEKVDAVRTELKTEIKAVNEKVDALRSELRDDITELRSQQKTTDARLWGFIVALVTLVGGSVIKVLWFDRA, translated from the coding sequence ATGAGTGACGTTATGACAGCCAGTGAAGCCAAGCAAATCATGGACTTACTGCAATCCATGGACAAGAAGCTAGATGTTCACATTGTTAAAACGGAGGAGCAATTTAAGGCTCTCAATGACAAGGTGGATGCGGTTAGGACTGAGCTTAAGACCGAAATCAAAGCAGTTAACGAGAAGGTCGATGCTGTTAGGGCTGAGCTTAAGACCGAAATCAAAACAGTTAACGAGAAGGTCGATGCTGTTAGGACTGAGCTTAAGACCGAAATCAAAGCAGTTAACGAGAAGGTCGATGCTTTACGCTCTGAACTGCGAGATGATATTACCGAACTGCGTAGCCAACAGAAAACGACTGATGCAAGGTTATGGGGTTTCATTGTGGCCCTGGTAACGCTAGTCGGTGGTAGCGTGATTAAGGTTCTCTGGTTTGACCGTGCCTAA